In a single window of the Nycticebus coucang isolate mNycCou1 chromosome 13, mNycCou1.pri, whole genome shotgun sequence genome:
- the LOC128563710 gene encoding minichromosome maintenance domain-containing protein 2-like: MVLKLTHLPALPSYALDLSDFPLDYTSQRFYMLQGIVIAMTTVTKHTQGARFLCTDEACPLSKGFQYIRVHVPGATESATVRNDFLCNLCASSLQEDRKFRVVGDKQIVEIITTKALQAYRGYSNNQPFRFQSLTIFLRGK; the protein is encoded by the exons ATGGTGCTGAAGTTAACACATTTACCTGCTCTGCCAAGTTATGCTCTTGATCTTAGTGACTTTCCACTTGATTATACATCTCAGAGATTTTATATGCTACAAGGAATTGTGATTGCAATGACGACTGTAACTAAGCATACACAAGGTGCAAGGTTCCTTTGTACAGATGAAGCATGCCCCCTTTCAAAAG gATTTCAGTATATAAGAGTGCATGTGCCTGGTGCTACAGAATCTGCAACAGTAAGAAATGACTTTTTGTGTAATCTCTGTGCATCTTCActtcaagaagacagaaaatttaGAGTAGTTGGTG ATAAACAGATAGTTGAAATAATTACCACAAAGGCACTTCAGGCTTATCGAGGATATTCTAACAACCAGCCATTTAGATTCCAGTCTCTTACAATTTTCCTAAGAGGTAAGTAA